TTACAGCCTTCAAGAAGCAAGCTATCAACAGCAATCCTTGAGTCGCTACTTTCCAGAAACAAACCTTTCAACGCTGATTAATCAGGTCTTTCAAGTGGCATCTCAGCAAGGAACTGGAATTGCGATTCGAGAGTTGCGTCGGCAATTAGCAGGTGAGCCTGATTAGCTCGGTTCAGCTTAGCCCGGTTCAGCAACAGCTAACCGCAATCCCAAACCAACCAAAAAAGCACCCATTAATCGCTCCAACCAATGCGAAAAAGACAAGATGCGCTCTCTTACAGCTCGTTGCGAAATTAGCACTGCAACCAAAACAAACCAAACGAGAGCAACAACGGCAACGGTTGAGCCATAAACAACTTGGGCGGCGATCGGTGTTGTTGGCTGAATGATTTGAGTGAACAACATGAAGAAAAATGGAGGGGCTTTAGGATTGAGGACGTTCCCGAGGAAACCGATGCGAAAGGCTGCCCATCGACTAATGTCCTTCCTTCGTTGAACGATCTGTGACGCAGAACCTGCTTTTTTTGTCCGCAGGGACTTAATGCCGAGATAGATCAGGTATGCGGCTCCAACCCATTTCAACAGGTTGAAGAATAAAATTGAGCGAGAAATAATCGCTGCAATCCCCAGAATCGAATAGGTTGCATGAACTAGATTGCCAAACCCCAGCCCGATCGCGGTGTAGACTCCTGCACGACGAGAAAATGCCAAGCTGTTACGCAGGGTCAGCGCAAAGTCAGGACCTGGCGTGATGACTACTACTACACTAATCAGGAACACCGTCAGCCAACCTGCGAAAAATGTCATTACTCCCCTCCCATGCAGCAACTCAGGATAGCAGCCTAGCATGTTTGGAACGCTTTCCAAGTCCTACTGGAGGGTGGGAAGAATGGCTGCAAGTCGTTGAGGTTGCCCCCAAATTACCTGTTCCTGTTTATAAATGGCGATCCCTGGTTTGGCTCCTTTGGGTTTGTAAACGTGTTTTGGTTCCGTGTAGATGACAGGCACCTGATCGCTCTGCTGGGCACGACTGTAGTAAGCTGCCAAATCTGCTGTGAATTGCAA
Above is a genomic segment from Oscillatoria sp. FACHB-1407 containing:
- a CDS encoding LysE family translocator, producing MTFFAGWLTVFLISVVVVITPGPDFALTLRNSLAFSRRAGVYTAIGLGFGNLVHATYSILGIAAIISRSILFFNLLKWVGAAYLIYLGIKSLRTKKAGSASQIVQRRKDISRWAAFRIGFLGNVLNPKAPPFFFMLFTQIIQPTTPIAAQVVYGSTVAVVALVWFVLVAVLISQRAVRERILSFSHWLERLMGAFLVGLGLRLAVAEPG